The proteins below come from a single Alnus glutinosa chromosome 9, dhAlnGlut1.1, whole genome shotgun sequence genomic window:
- the LOC133876970 gene encoding tRNA dimethylallyltransferase 2 isoform X1, with protein sequence MESGTDAQGALNLNPSNVRPENDEEKPKLVVIMGPTGSGKSRLAVDLASHFPIEIINADSMQVYQGLDVLTNKVPLHEQKGVPHHLLGTISPNVEFTAKDFRDSAIPLINDIVSRNCIPVIVGGTNYYIQALVSPFLLDDSAEDTDEICLHAPPGEEHPDNELDFGRDSKDYSYDHLKDIDPVAANRIHPNNHRRISQYLNLYARSGVLPSKLFQEKAAENWGRVDNFRYNCCFICVDSSLPVLDRYVEQRVDCMIEAGLLNEVLDIYRPNADYTRGLRQAIGVREFEFFLRVCTFEGKDDAESDSTDRSLSLKSINEGNRMSMENIGVILDFLNDKQPKLMLKEAIEKMKLNTRRLVRRQKRRLNRLQTLFGWNIHLVDATESISCKSDELWASRVVEPAAKIIRSFLNENGSSMAYSEAPNRTSQKLIQRDLWTQYTCKACGDQVLRGFHEWEQHKQGRGHRKRISRLRKSQGFYSLEQQHPDCS encoded by the exons ATGGAGAGCGGCACTGACGCACAGGGGGCCTtaaacctaaaccctagcaATGTGAGACCGGAAAATGATGAAGAGAAGCCAAAGTTGGTGGTGATAATGGGTCCCACAGGCTCCGGGAAGTCAAGGCTTGCCGTTGATTTGGCGTCCCACTTCCCCATCGAGATCATCAACGCTGATTCTATGCAGGTCTACCAAGGCCTGGATGTTCTCACCAACAAGGTTCCCCTCCATGAGCAAAAGG GAGTGCCGCATCATCTTTTGGGGACTATAAGCCCAAACGTGGAATTCACGGCCAAGGATTTTCGAGATTCTGCTATTCCT CTCATCAATGATATAGTGTCTCGCAACTGCATCCCAGTCATAGTTGGGGGTACAAATTATTATATCCAG GCTCTTGTAAGTCCATTCCTCTTAGATGATTCAGCAGAAGATACTGATGAAATCTGTTTACATGCCCCCCCTG GAGAAGAACACCCAGATAATGAGCTTGATTTTGGGAGAGACAGCAAGGACTATAGTTATGACCATCTCAAGGACATTGATCCAGTTGCAGCAAACAGAATCCATCCGAACAATCATAGAAGA ATTAGTCAATACCTCAATTTGTATGCTCGCTCTGGTGTTCTCCCTAGCAAACTTTTTCAGGAAAAGGCTGCTGAG AACTGGGGTCGAGTTGATAATTTTAGATACAATTGCTGTTTTATATGTGTGGATTCTTCTCTCCCTGTATTGGACCGGTATGTGGAACAAAGAGTTGACTGCATGATAGAAGCTGGATTGCTTAATGAAGTCTTGGACATTTACAGACCGAATGCGGATTATACTCGAGGTCTGCGACAAGCCATAGGTGTTCgggagtttgaattttttttgagagtTTGTACTTTTGAGGGCAAGGATGATGCAGAAAGTGATTCAACTGATCGGTCCCTCTCCCTGAAGTCAATCAACGAGGGTAACAGAATGTCGATGGAGAATATTGGGGTTATCTTGGATTTCTTAAATGATAAGCAGCCCAAACTGATGCTAAAAGAAGCCATtgagaaaatgaaattaaacaCCCGAAGACTTGTTCGTCGTCAA AAAAGGAGGTTAAATCGCCTGCAAACATTGTTTGGATGGAACATTCATCTTGTTGACGCAACGGAATCCATATCAT GCAAGTCAGATGAATTATGGGCTTCACGAGTGGTTGAACCCGCAGCAAAGATTATTAGATCTTTCCTTAATGAGAATGGTAGCTCAATGGCTTATTCGGAAGCTCCAAATAGGACGAGTCAGAAATTAATCCAGAGGGACTTGTGGACTCAATATACATGCAAG GCTTGTGGGGATCAAGTACTTAGAGGATTCCATGAGTGGGAACAACACAAACAGGGCCGTGGTCATCGGAAACGTATTTCCCGGCTTAGGAAGTCTCAAGGTTTTTACTCGCTGGAGCAGCAACATCCTGACTGTAGCTAG
- the LOC133876970 gene encoding tRNA dimethylallyltransferase 2 isoform X2 translates to MESGTDAQGALNLNPSNVRPENDEEKPKLVVIMGPTGSGKSRLAVDLASHFPIEIINADSMQVYQGLDVLTNKVPLHEQKGVPHHLLGTISPNVEFTAKDFRDSAIPLINDIVSRNCIPVIVGGTNYYIQALVSPFLLDDSAEDTDEICLHAPPDNELDFGRDSKDYSYDHLKDIDPVAANRIHPNNHRRISQYLNLYARSGVLPSKLFQEKAAENWGRVDNFRYNCCFICVDSSLPVLDRYVEQRVDCMIEAGLLNEVLDIYRPNADYTRGLRQAIGVREFEFFLRVCTFEGKDDAESDSTDRSLSLKSINEGNRMSMENIGVILDFLNDKQPKLMLKEAIEKMKLNTRRLVRRQKRRLNRLQTLFGWNIHLVDATESISCKSDELWASRVVEPAAKIIRSFLNENGSSMAYSEAPNRTSQKLIQRDLWTQYTCKACGDQVLRGFHEWEQHKQGRGHRKRISRLRKSQGFYSLEQQHPDCS, encoded by the exons ATGGAGAGCGGCACTGACGCACAGGGGGCCTtaaacctaaaccctagcaATGTGAGACCGGAAAATGATGAAGAGAAGCCAAAGTTGGTGGTGATAATGGGTCCCACAGGCTCCGGGAAGTCAAGGCTTGCCGTTGATTTGGCGTCCCACTTCCCCATCGAGATCATCAACGCTGATTCTATGCAGGTCTACCAAGGCCTGGATGTTCTCACCAACAAGGTTCCCCTCCATGAGCAAAAGG GAGTGCCGCATCATCTTTTGGGGACTATAAGCCCAAACGTGGAATTCACGGCCAAGGATTTTCGAGATTCTGCTATTCCT CTCATCAATGATATAGTGTCTCGCAACTGCATCCCAGTCATAGTTGGGGGTACAAATTATTATATCCAG GCTCTTGTAAGTCCATTCCTCTTAGATGATTCAGCAGAAGATACTGATGAAATCTGTTTACATGCCCCCCCTG ATAATGAGCTTGATTTTGGGAGAGACAGCAAGGACTATAGTTATGACCATCTCAAGGACATTGATCCAGTTGCAGCAAACAGAATCCATCCGAACAATCATAGAAGA ATTAGTCAATACCTCAATTTGTATGCTCGCTCTGGTGTTCTCCCTAGCAAACTTTTTCAGGAAAAGGCTGCTGAG AACTGGGGTCGAGTTGATAATTTTAGATACAATTGCTGTTTTATATGTGTGGATTCTTCTCTCCCTGTATTGGACCGGTATGTGGAACAAAGAGTTGACTGCATGATAGAAGCTGGATTGCTTAATGAAGTCTTGGACATTTACAGACCGAATGCGGATTATACTCGAGGTCTGCGACAAGCCATAGGTGTTCgggagtttgaattttttttgagagtTTGTACTTTTGAGGGCAAGGATGATGCAGAAAGTGATTCAACTGATCGGTCCCTCTCCCTGAAGTCAATCAACGAGGGTAACAGAATGTCGATGGAGAATATTGGGGTTATCTTGGATTTCTTAAATGATAAGCAGCCCAAACTGATGCTAAAAGAAGCCATtgagaaaatgaaattaaacaCCCGAAGACTTGTTCGTCGTCAA AAAAGGAGGTTAAATCGCCTGCAAACATTGTTTGGATGGAACATTCATCTTGTTGACGCAACGGAATCCATATCAT GCAAGTCAGATGAATTATGGGCTTCACGAGTGGTTGAACCCGCAGCAAAGATTATTAGATCTTTCCTTAATGAGAATGGTAGCTCAATGGCTTATTCGGAAGCTCCAAATAGGACGAGTCAGAAATTAATCCAGAGGGACTTGTGGACTCAATATACATGCAAG GCTTGTGGGGATCAAGTACTTAGAGGATTCCATGAGTGGGAACAACACAAACAGGGCCGTGGTCATCGGAAACGTATTTCCCGGCTTAGGAAGTCTCAAGGTTTTTACTCGCTGGAGCAGCAACATCCTGACTGTAGCTAG
- the LOC133878412 gene encoding dehydration-responsive element-binding protein 1B-like yields the protein MDQFEVDQSLSSSSSSSSSSCLCQPPPCSPRNNPNSPSQASSVLVLSSRASHKRKAGRKKFKETRHPIYRGVRQRNGQKWVCEVREPNKKTRIWVGTFPSPEMAARAHDVAALALQGSLAVLNFVDSAWLVPRAESSTPKDIQAAAYTLLRGNMCSQQKVLEASLVNVHCPELDVLCGEGSEEVPKQPRTTLFLDEEALFNMPGLLDSMAEGLILTPPAMRRGFDWDDWAEGDMDLPLWD from the coding sequence ATGGATCAGTTTGAGGTTGATCAGTCGTTATCTTCATCATCTTCGTCGTCTTCATCTTCTTGCTTGTGCCAACCTCCTCCATGCAGCCCAAGGAATAACCCTAATTCTCCATCACAAGCGTCGTCAGTACTAGTACTGTCGTCACGTGCATCCCACAAGCGGAAAGCCGGAAGAAAGAAGTTCAAAGAGACGCGGCACCCGATATACAGGGGAGTCAGGCAAAGAAATGGCCAGAAATGGGTTTGCGAAGTACGTGAGCCGAACAAGAAGACAAGAATATGGGTAGGGACATTTCCCTCCCCGGAAATGGCCGCTAGGGCACATGACGTGGCCGCCTTAGCCCTACAGGGTAGTTTGGCGGTGCTCAATTTTGTTGACTCCGCTTGGCTTGTTCCGCGAGCCGAGTCGTCTACACCTAAGGACATACAAGCGGCCGCCTACACTCTTCTGAGAGGTAATATGTGCAGCCAACAAAAGGTTCTGGAAGCTTCTTTGGTGAACGTGCATTGTCCAGAGTTGGATGTTTTGTGTGGAGAGGGCTCTGAGGAGGTCCCTAAACAGCCTAGGACGACGTTGTTCTTGGACGAGGAGGCATTGTTCAATATGCCAGGCTTGTTGGACAGCATGGCAGAGGGGCTGATTCTTACCCCACCAGCCATGCGAAGAGGATTTGATTGGGATGACTGGGCAGAAGGTGACATGGACTTGCCTTTATGGGactga